The proteins below are encoded in one region of Penicillium psychrofluorescens genome assembly, chromosome: 4:
- a CDS encoding uncharacterized protein (ID:PFLUO_006716-T1.cds;~source:funannotate), translated as MWGSDQQPLRELPGPQTILRTLAGSLGLTSLSKPENQQVEPASSCSRSDLSCYTKYSGQDTCCFNYPGGQFLLTQLWDFDPALGPDDSWTIHGLWPDHCNGGFDQFCDSRRRYSNISLILVDSGNGDLVDYMGEYWKDYRGDDGNLWQHEWNKHGTCISTLETRCYDGYMPQQEVVDYFDRTIEVFKTLPSYQVLADAGITPSHTQTYALDDIEDALEHFHGVPVTVRCRSHSLSEIWYHFNVAGTIQTGKFVPAKPDGQTSNCPARGIRYPPKREQNEPTKTTTGHSEPTATGIPFLGKGHMMVSRLNQQRGCIISYGTWFASGTCATFRAEKVSEDAFTLTSSKGPCSFEKDTLNCGPHVNAPEEFTVKDGKLCYMGNTTFFADKAPKGQAQSQVFASQEDHPIEIEITWKSRDSMF; from the exons ATGTGGGGATCCGATCAACAGCCGCTGCGGGAGCTTCCAGGCCCCCAGACCATTCTCCGGACCTTGGCCGGCTCACTGGGCCTGACCTCGCTCTCCAAACCAGAAAATCAACAAGTAGAACCCGCATCAAGCTGCTCTCGCTCAGATCTAAGCTGCTACACCAAGTACAGTGGCCAAGACACCTGCTGCTTCAACTACCCAGGCGGGCAATTCCTGCTGACCCAGCTCTGGGACTTTGACCCAGCTCTCGGTCCAGATGATTCCTGGACAATACATGGACTCTG GCCGGATCACTGCAACGGCGGGTTTGACCAGTTCTGTGACTCGCGCCGCAGGTACAGTAACATCTCGCTGATCCTCGTCGACTCCGGTAATGGGGATCTCGTGGATTACATGGGCGAGTACTGGAAAGATTATCGCGGTGATGACGGCAACCTGTGGCAGCACGAGTGGAACAAGCATGGTACCTGCATCAGCACCTTGGAGACGCGGTGCTACGACGGCTACATGCCACAGCAGGAGGTGGTGGACTACTTTGACAGGACCATCGAGGTCTTTAAGACATTACCTTCCTACCAA GTCCTCGCGGATGCAGGGATCACTCCATCCCATACCCAAACCTATGCTCTGGACGATATAGAGGACGCCTTGGAGCATTTCCATGGTGTTCCAGTGACAGTCCGCTGTCGATCCCACTCGCTGAGCGAGATCTGGTACCACTTCAATGTAGCGGGAACTATACAGACTGGGAAGTTTGTTCCCGCGAAACCAG ACGGCCAAACCTCCAACTGCCCTGCCAGAGGCATCCGCTATCCACCAAAACGAGAACAGAATGAGCCAACGAAGACAACAACCGGTCATTCTGAGCCGACAGCAACAGGAATCCCGTTCCTGGGTAAAGGACATATGATGGTCTCTCGTTTAAACCAACAACGCGGCTGCATTATCAGCTACGGGACATGGTTTGCGTCTGGAACGTGCGCCACTTTCCGGGCAGAGAAGGTTTCGG AGGATGCATTCACTCTTACCTCTAGCAAGGGACCTTGCAGCTTTGAAAAAGACACATTGAACTGCGGCCCTCACGTCAATGCCCCAGAAGAATTTACA GTGAAGGATGGGAAACTCTGCTACATGGGCAACacgaccttcttcgccgacaaAGCACCAAAGGGCCAAGCGCAAAGTCAAGTATTTGcctcgcaagaagatcatccgATCGAGATTGAGATCACCTGGAAGTCGCGGGACTCGATGTTTTGA